A region from the Benincasa hispida cultivar B227 chromosome 10, ASM972705v1, whole genome shotgun sequence genome encodes:
- the LOC120087770 gene encoding uncharacterized protein LOC120087770 isoform X1, which translates to MHSRNKRAKVGSSRGSTDMETEMKMRNIKKEIEFLTSSHMSWKDRKEIESRKIVSLGGKPQKKQRLPLSVARPIMKKQKEREQKMVQEHSNVRQFGGMAGSSNSRRSLGRRKPEEQVLKSSEGFFKHGVLDVKHLLSPASSRNNGPARNSDPFRNTDFGNEMGVKGRRKGGKKKSKKSKKKGGGKKRH; encoded by the exons ATGCATTCCAGGAATAAAAGGGCAAAAGTGGGATCATCTAGGGGCTCGACTGATATGGAAACTGAAATGAAAATGAGAAATATCAAGAAAGAAATTGAATTCCTCA CCTCCTCTCATATGTCATGGAAAGACAGAAAGGAGATTGAGAGTAGAAAAATTGTTTCTCTGGGTGGAAAG CCTCAAAAGAAGCAAAGACTACCTTTAAGTGTAGCACGACCAATCATGAAGAAGCAGAAGGAAAGAGAACAAAAGATGGTACAAGAG CATTCGAATGTTAGACAATTTGGTGGAATGGCTGGTAGTAGCAACTCTAGAAGATCTTTGGGGAGGCGCAAGCCGGAGGAACAGGTTCTTAAGTCGAGTGAAGGCTTTTTTAAACATGGTGTTCTTGATGTCAAACATCTACTAAGTCCAGCCTCTTCTAGAAACAATGGCCCTGCTAGGAATAGTGACCCTTTTAGGAATACTGACTTCGGAAATGAAATGGGCGTTAAAGGTAGaagaaaaggaggaaaaaaGAAGAGTAAGAAAAGTAAGAAAAAGGGTGGCGGTAAGAAACGCCATTGA
- the LOC120087770 gene encoding uncharacterized protein LOC120087770 isoform X2, with protein sequence MDTHSIGSIYYGILNEGNFNILQLLLLDRQSCFTILQPQKKQRLPLSVARPIMKKQKEREQKMVQEHSNVRQFGGMAGSSNSRRSLGRRKPEEQVLKSSEGFFKHGVLDVKHLLSPASSRNNGPARNSDPFRNTDFGNEMGVKGRRKGGKKKSKKSKKKGGGKKRH encoded by the exons ATGGATACGCATTCTATAGGCTCAATTTATTATGGTATCCTGAATGAAGGTAATTTTAACATCTTACAACTATTGCTTTTAGACCGTCAATCTTGTTTTACCATCTTGCAGCCTCAAAAGAAGCAAAGACTACCTTTAAGTGTAGCACGACCAATCATGAAGAAGCAGAAGGAAAGAGAACAAAAGATGGTACAAGAG CATTCGAATGTTAGACAATTTGGTGGAATGGCTGGTAGTAGCAACTCTAGAAGATCTTTGGGGAGGCGCAAGCCGGAGGAACAGGTTCTTAAGTCGAGTGAAGGCTTTTTTAAACATGGTGTTCTTGATGTCAAACATCTACTAAGTCCAGCCTCTTCTAGAAACAATGGCCCTGCTAGGAATAGTGACCCTTTTAGGAATACTGACTTCGGAAATGAAATGGGCGTTAAAGGTAGaagaaaaggaggaaaaaaGAAGAGTAAGAAAAGTAAGAAAAAGGGTGGCGGTAAGAAACGCCATTGA